TGGCCATGAACTTGCCATCAATTTCACTACCCGGTGGTTATGGTTTTGCCGTCATGAAAGGTCAAAATCCAAAACTTGTCGCAGGTTTCAACAAAGCCATGAGCCAAATGAAATCTAACGGTGACTACGATAAAATTTTGAAAAAATACGGAGTGACTGCGACAAACAGTTCTCCTTCTGCTTCAACAACTAAAATCACAGCGAAAAAAGCAGTTTATACGATTGCTTCAGACAATAGTTTTGCTCCATTTGAGTTTCAAGATTCAAACAAGCAATACACAGGGATTGACGTTGACCTTCTCAATGCAATCGCTAAAGCTCAAGGCTTCAAGTTAAAATGGAACTTCATCGGGTTTGCTCCAGCACTCAATGCTTTGACTTCTGGTCAAGCCGACGGGATGATGTCTGGAATGTCCATCACTGATGAGCGCCAAAAAGTTTTTGACTTCTCAACTGCTTATTTCTCATCAAACTTGACTTTGGCTACTGCCAAAACAAATGATAAAATCAAATCATGGTCTGATTTGAAAGGCGCTACTTTAGGCGCTAAAAACGGTACGGCTTCTTACGATTATCTGAACGCACGTGCCAAAAAATATGGCTACACTGTTAAAACCTTCACGGACGCTACTTCTATGTACGCTTCGCTCAATAACGGCTCACTCGATGCCGTCATGGACGATGAACCTGTCATTGACTATGCCATCAAGCAAGGTCAACAAATGAAAACACCTTTAAAAGCCATTCCTGATGGTCAATACGGTTTTGCTGTTAAAAAAGGTCAAAATCCTGAATTGCTTGCGATGTTCAACCAAGGCTTGAAAGATTTGCGCGCCAACGGTCAATACGACAAAATCGTTGCTAATTACCTCGGTAACAAATCAGAAAGTGCCGCTAAAACAACCAAAGACACTAGCGAAACAACAATGGCTGGTATCGTAAAAAATAACTGGGGTCAAATTCTTAAAGGACTTTGGATTACTATTCAACTTGCCTTTGTTTCCTTTGTTTTAGCGCTTATCGTCGGAATTATCTTTGGGATGTTCTCTGTTTCTGAGAATGGCATCTTACGTGGTATTTCGCGAATCTATGTAGACTTGAACCGTGCCGTTCCACTCTTGGTTCTTACAATTTTCATCTTCTATGGTATTCCAAACTTACTGCAAATGATTACCGGTCACCAATCACCAATGAACGAATTTACCGCTGGGGTCATTGCACTCACGCTGAATGAATCTTCTTACATTGCTGAAATTGTTCGTGGTGGGATCAAAGCAGTCCCTGCTGGTCAAATGGAAGCGAGCCGTTCTCTTGGGATTCCTTACCTGACAACAATGCGCCGTGTCATCTTGCCACAGGCTGTCAAGATTACAATTCCAAGCTTGATTAACCAGTTCATCATCACCGTTAAGGATACGACATTGGTTTCAGTCATCGGTTTGGTCGAACTCATGCAAACTGGTCAAATCATTGTTGCTCGTAACTTCCAAGCCTTCCGTGTGTATGGACTTCTCTTGATTGTTTACGCGGTAATCTTGTTACTCTTGATGTGGCTTGGACGTCGCGTCGAAAAGAAATTTAAATAAGAAATTGATATAAAGCTTTCAAGTGAAAGCTATCGGAGGTACTATGGGAATTAACACTCAAATTGAAGTCACTGATCTTCATAAATCTTTTGGAAAAAATGAAGTCTTAAAAGGAATTACTACAAAATTTGAAAAAGGTGATGTGGTCTGCATCATTGGCCCTTCAGGTTCAGGAAAATCAACTTTTCTGCGTGCTTTGAACGGACTTGAAAGAGCGACTTCTGGCGATATCATCATTGACGGCTTTAACTTAACTGACAAAAATACTGACCTTAACCTTGTGCGTCAAAACATTGGGATGGTTTTCCAACATTTCAACCTTTTCCCGAACATGACTGTTTTGCAAAACGTCACTTATGCTCCTGTCGAATTGAAAAAAATGACAAAAGCTGAAGCTGAAGAAAAAGCATTACAATTGTTGGAAACTGTTGGTTTGACTGAAAAGAAAGACACGATGCCAGAGATGCTCTCAGGTGGTCAAAAGCAACGTGTAGCGATTGCGCGCGCACTTGCTATGAATCCAGATGTCATGCTCTTTGACGAACCGACATCAGCACTAGATCCAGAGATGGTCGGTGATGTGTTAGCCGTAATGCAAAAGCTTGCTGAAGAAGGAATGACCATGCTGATCGTCACTCACGAAATGGGATTTGCACGAAAAGTTGCCAACCGCGTGATTTTCACTGACGGAGGCGTCATTCTGGAAGACGGAACACCTGAAGAACTCTTTGACAATCCGCAACATCCTCGTTTACAAGACTTTTTATCCAAAGTTTTGAACGCTTAAATAATAAAAAAACACCAAATGGTGTTTTTTTATTTAAGAAATTTTGCTGACGTAATTGTTCTACGAGCAACTTAGCTAGAGATTTTACTGACGTAATTATTTTACAAGAAATGTGATGAGAGAATTTACTGACGAAATGACATTTGGCTATTTCAGTTGGTCACTCACGCTTATTGTGTTATTTTTTTATTTTCTTCGTGGCCCGTGCAAATTTTTGGAGGCAATGAAGGACACCGTATGAAGCTAAGCCACCCGTAACTACTCCTGCTGTGACTGCAGCTCGTACTTGGAGATCGTGGGTTGAGCTCAGCGCTTTTTTGACCTCGCTACGTGCTACTTTGTTAGGTGCAGCGCTGGAAAATGGTGCGGTCGGTGGCGCAACTGGGGCTTTTAAGATGCCTTGCTCAGCATTTTTATTGTCTGTTGCGACTTTTGAAGCGGCTGAGTCTTGTTTTGAAGTCGGAGCGATATTCTGATCAAACTCGCGAGATGGCGGCGTTTCACTTTGGCTTGGACTATTGCTCCCCGCTGAAGTTATTGAACTTGTCTTTTTACCGTCATCAACTACTGAGGCATTCTCTGAATCCTTTGGAGGTGTTGAGGGCTTTGTCCCTTCGTCTAAAGGATCAGACGAGGTGGGTGCATTTTTTACTTTGACGTAGCTGACACTGATGGAAAGCTCAGCACTGTCATATTTTCCCGTCAGTAAATGCTCTGACACTTGCTTTTCTAAAGTTGAATCCGTCGCTGAAGAACTGCTACTTATGGAGCCGTCCCACGCTTTTTTGACAACTTTGACCACTGCTTCGTAGCTATTTCCTTTGACATCTGTCGCGGTTGCCATCACAGGAATTTCATACATTGAGCCAGCTAAAGCAGCCCATTTCTTGGTGGACAGCAGGCCTGTGATTGATTTTTCTTGGAAAGTGACTTGAGTATTTTTAGCTGAAATAAGGAGTGAATAATTCGCCGACTCACCATTTTTGAGTGCTGCAAGAGCCGCTGCAACCGTTGGATAAGTTTGTCCATTGGCATCAACAACCGCCGAAACATAGTAAGCTGGTGGAAGTTGTGGCAAATCAGGCATAGGAATTTTGCCATCAGCTGCCGCGCTAACGCTGAACATATCTGGCAAACTTGGTGACTGATCCGGCGTATTGGAGGCATATTTATAGCTAAATGACGCTGTAGCACGTTTTTTGTAATAAACATTGATCTGATTTTCAGATAAATCTGACACACGAATCGGTGCTGACTTATCAAAAACATAATTTGGAATCATCGGCGCAGCAAATTGATAACTTCCTGCTGCTGTATCTTCTTCTGCCCCCACCGAAAGCTCAGCTCCAGCAGGTGCAAAAAGCGTTGATGAAGTCTGGATTTTCTGACCGGTCTCATCCAAATAATTTACTTGCACAGCCTGTTTCGCTTTCGTTGCCAAAAGACTTCCACCAGCTGTCGAATAAGTCAAAAGTCCATAATGTCCACCCGTGACCCCTACAACTCCTAAAGTCATGGATTGGGCCACTGTCAAATTTTCACTCAAAGTCTGGCTAGCTGCCGTGGCAGAACTTACCGTATAAGTTAATTTTCCAGAAATTGATTGACCGTCAGCGCTCACTTGCTCGGGCGTCCAGGTCAAAGTCATCACATCAGTCAGCCTATTTGTCGTTTCAAGGCCTTGGCTGGTCAAAATTCCTGGATCTGGCACGGAAAGGCTAGGGTAATCTCGCGTCAGCAATTGACCATTTTCATCAGTCCGACGCAGGGAAATATAATCCGATGCACCATTTCCCCCTTCTTCATCAAATTCAGAATTATGATAAAAATCCCGTCCCAAAAAGACTGAATAAGGCAGGCCACCAATTCCAAGCTGTCCAGCGGTCGCATGAGGCAAATTGTTTTCAACCAATTGATTGCTACTTGGCGTTAAAATAAAGCCTAAAGCGTCGCCAACTTCCATCGCATTTGCTGGAGAAAAAGGATTGTTACTGCTGACTTGTGCTACAAAAGTTCCCGATAAACGGATCGATTGGCTAAAATCAAGTTTGCCA
The DNA window shown above is from Lactococcus sp. S-13 and carries:
- a CDS encoding lectin-like domain-containing protein, with the protein product MKGLKRQFANQRKLAKGFLTLFLSAILLVGVLWSVGQAKVLATTLVPGQSLNVGDETYNSTQLQDEKNWTSLGSVTDFSAAPFGLTLVKNQGQEAGYSFFNGKLDFSQSIRLSGTFVAQVSSNNPFSPANAMEVGDALGFILTPSSNQLVENNLPHATAGQLGIGGLPYSVFLGRDFYHNSEFDEEGGNGASDYISLRRTDENGQLLTRDYPSLSVPDPGILTSQGLETTNRLTDVMTLTWTPEQVSADGQSISGKLTYTVSSATAASQTLSENLTVAQSMTLGVVGVTGGHYGLLTYSTAGGSLLATKAKQAVQVNYLDETGQKIQTSSTLFAPAGAELSVGAEEDTAAGSYQFAAPMIPNYVFDKSAPIRVSDLSENQINVYYKKRATASFSYKYASNTPDQSPSLPDMFSVSAAADGKIPMPDLPQLPPAYYVSAVVDANGQTYPTVAAALAALKNGESANYSLLISAKNTQVTFQEKSITGLLSTKKWAALAGSMYEIPVMATATDVKGNSYEAVVKVVKKAWDGSISSSSSATDSTLEKQVSEHLLTGKYDSAELSISVSYVKVKNAPTSSDPLDEGTKPSTPPKDSENASVVDDGKKTSSITSAGSNSPSQSETPPSREFDQNIAPTSKQDSAASKVATDNKNAEQGILKAPVAPPTAPFSSAAPNKVARSEVKKALSSTHDLQVRAAVTAGVVTGGLASYGVLHCLQKFARATKKIKK
- a CDS encoding amino acid ABC transporter substrate-binding protein/permease; this encodes MKKLFLALAVLVATITGFSAVSNKVQAETTVKIASDSAYAPFEFQNSQKKWVGIDVDIMQEVAKINDWKLEMTYPGFDAALQNLKAGQVDGVIAGMTITDERKQTFDFSSPYYSSALTLATTKDSKLTSYDDLKGKAVGAKNGTAAQSWLQENQKKYGYTIKTYTDGVHMFSALASGNIAGAMDEVPVISYAIKQGQNLAMNLPSISLPGGYGFAVMKGQNPKLVAGFNKAMSQMKSNGDYDKILKKYGVTATNSSPSASTTKITAKKAVYTIASDNSFAPFEFQDSNKQYTGIDVDLLNAIAKAQGFKLKWNFIGFAPALNALTSGQADGMMSGMSITDERQKVFDFSTAYFSSNLTLATAKTNDKIKSWSDLKGATLGAKNGTASYDYLNARAKKYGYTVKTFTDATSMYASLNNGSLDAVMDDEPVIDYAIKQGQQMKTPLKAIPDGQYGFAVKKGQNPELLAMFNQGLKDLRANGQYDKIVANYLGNKSESAAKTTKDTSETTMAGIVKNNWGQILKGLWITIQLAFVSFVLALIVGIIFGMFSVSENGILRGISRIYVDLNRAVPLLVLTIFIFYGIPNLLQMITGHQSPMNEFTAGVIALTLNESSYIAEIVRGGIKAVPAGQMEASRSLGIPYLTTMRRVILPQAVKITIPSLINQFIITVKDTTLVSVIGLVELMQTGQIIVARNFQAFRVYGLLLIVYAVILLLLMWLGRRVEKKFK
- a CDS encoding amino acid ABC transporter ATP-binding protein, with translation MGINTQIEVTDLHKSFGKNEVLKGITTKFEKGDVVCIIGPSGSGKSTFLRALNGLERATSGDIIIDGFNLTDKNTDLNLVRQNIGMVFQHFNLFPNMTVLQNVTYAPVELKKMTKAEAEEKALQLLETVGLTEKKDTMPEMLSGGQKQRVAIARALAMNPDVMLFDEPTSALDPEMVGDVLAVMQKLAEEGMTMLIVTHEMGFARKVANRVIFTDGGVILEDGTPEELFDNPQHPRLQDFLSKVLNA